From the genome of Nicotiana sylvestris chromosome 2, ASM39365v2, whole genome shotgun sequence, one region includes:
- the LOC138885115 gene encoding uncharacterized protein → MGSLAYILVEERPLALEVQSLANRLVRLDILEPSRILACVVAQSLLLGQIKARQFDDPHLEVLRETVLQSSAKEVSISEDGVMRLQGRLCVPNVNGLREMRHTVHDILFIQLKYKHQRPGVLLQQMPIPEWKWEHITMDFVVGLSWTLRKFDVVLVIVDILTKSAHLIPAVITYTSERLAQIYIPEIVRLHGVPVSIILDRGPQFTSHFWRAFLPLAEFAYNNSYQSSIEIAPFEAIYGRRCRSPIRWFDPGRAKLYDTDLVKDALEKVKLIQQRFRTA, encoded by the exons atgggtagcttggcatacATTTTAgtggaggagaggccactagctttggaagttcagtccttggctaatagacttgtgaggttggatattttagagcccagcCGAATTCTTGcgtgtgttgttgctcagtctttattATTGGGACAGATCAAGgctcggcagtttgatgatccgcatttggaaGTTCTTAGAGAGACAGTGCTACAGagtagtgccaaggaggtttctattagcGAGGATGGTGTTAtgcgactccagggtcgcctatgtgttcctaatgtcaatggcttgagagagatgaggcacacagttcacgatattctattcatccag CTTAAGTATAAGCACCAAAGGCCAGGTgtcctacttcagcagatgcctatacctgagtggaagtgggagcacattactatggacttcgtagttgggttgtcgTGGacattgcggaagtttgatgtagttttGGTCATTGTCGACAtattgaccaagtcggcacacttaaTTCCGGCTGTGATCacttatacttcagagaggttggctcaGATCTACATTCcagagatagttcggttgcacggtgtgcctgtttccatcatattagatagaggccctcagttcacttcccatttctggagagcc ttcttacctttggccgagtttgcttacaacaacagttatcagtccagcatcgagataGCTCCATTTGAGGCTATATATGGTCGgagatgtcgttctcctatcagGTGGTTTGATCCTGGTAGGGCTAAGTTGTACGATACTGACttggtgaaagatgccttggaaaaggtaaagttgattcagcaAAGATTTCGCACAGcatag